The following is a genomic window from Candidatus Margulisiibacteriota bacterium.
ATATCCTTTCAGCATTCGGGTCTTCGCTGCTTGCATGCCATAATTCCCTTACCGGACCGCTTTTATAGCTTGTGATATTATGCTGGCCTGCTATGGTATTCCCGTCGGCCATAAGGGCTGCCAGATGGACATTTTCGAGAGTGGCGGGAATAACATCCTCTTTTACGCCGGCAAGCAGCTTATATAAGGCTATTGCAGTTTCCAGGTCCTGTTCATAAGCATAATAAGCGCCTGTAAGGAACAGATTGCCGATACTGGCGCATCTATAATCGAACATCCTATGCGGAGCTTGCATCGCTTCCACCCGGCGGCAAAAACCTCTTATATGCGTCAAAAAAATATTGTTGAAAGGCCTGGGAGCGTCAGAAGCCATGATGTCGCGGATAAACCCGGCGTCATCGGTTCCTTCAACAATAGACCTGAGTTCCGCACGGGCATCAGAAATAGAATCGTTTGTGAGCCTGTGGTATAACAGCGCCGTTATCTGTGCGTGCCCCGGCGATCCGGGATCAGCAAGGTCTATCAGGCGGCTTCTCAGATCGCCGATAGCCGGGATGTTCCCAAAAAAAAGGCGTATCTGCCTGGTGCTCTTGCCGCTGTCGGCGGTATGGATAACATAGCTGACATTCCGGGTGTTTTTTGCCAGCTCAATCGCCAGAGGTCTGCTGCCTGTGCCGCCTGTTACAAAGGTCATGGGCAGGCTTTTGAAGCCGTTAACGCGGTAATACTTCAGAAGCTCAGTCCCTCTATTTAATACAGTAAGATAATCCCTCATTATTATTGGGCCTCCAGTATAAACCGTAAGATAAACACTCGCAGCAATATGTCGGCATAATGCA
Proteins encoded in this region:
- a CDS encoding 2-phospho-L-lactate transferase CofD family protein, whose protein sequence is MRDYLTVLNRGTELLKYYRVNGFKSLPMTFVTGGTGSRPLAIELAKNTRNVSYVIHTADSGKSTRQIRLFFGNIPAIGDLRSRLIDLADPGSPGHAQITALLYHRLTNDSISDARAELRSIVEGTDDAGFIRDIMASDAPRPFNNIFLTHIRGFCRRVEAMQAPHRMFDYRCASIGNLFLTGAYYAYEQDLETAIALYKLLAGVKEDVIPATLENVHLAALMADGNTIAGQHNITSYKSGPVRELWHASSEDPNAERI